Proteins from a genomic interval of Pseudomonas silesiensis:
- the lhpI gene encoding bifunctional Delta(1)-pyrroline-2-carboxylate/Delta(1)-piperideine-2-carboxylate reductase, with the protein MTNMLANNAAPKNLAVTVCDQAQTAALLDFKKLVDAIAQAATELEAGSILSPERLVVPLGDGGVLLSMPATAQDIGIHKLVNVQPGNVQRQLPTINGTVTVCDAVTGQIKCLLDGPEVTGRRTAAVTLLAIRTLLQREPKQILLFGTGAQARHHIQAINALYPQCKLWVRGIDAQATADFCNNNRDLHEHLQPCGDSIPDVDVVITVTTSTEPVYNEPAKPGRLIIGVGAFKPEMAELGKVTLDGSVLYADDTAGAQHEAGDLLRAGVDWSQVRSLAAAIRGPIDSSRPAVFKSVGTAAWDLAASRVALHALASQ; encoded by the coding sequence ATGACTAATATGCTGGCGAATAATGCCGCCCCGAAAAACCTTGCGGTTACCGTCTGTGATCAAGCGCAGACAGCGGCACTGCTAGATTTCAAAAAACTTGTCGACGCTATTGCCCAAGCCGCAACCGAACTGGAAGCTGGTTCAATTCTGAGCCCTGAGCGCTTGGTTGTACCCTTGGGTGACGGCGGTGTTTTGCTGAGCATGCCCGCCACCGCCCAGGACATCGGCATCCACAAACTGGTAAACGTCCAGCCGGGGAATGTGCAGCGTCAGCTGCCCACGATCAACGGCACGGTAACCGTATGTGATGCCGTAACCGGACAAATAAAGTGCTTGCTCGACGGCCCAGAAGTCACAGGGCGTCGTACTGCGGCAGTAACCCTCCTGGCGATTCGAACGCTGTTGCAGCGTGAACCGAAACAGATCTTACTGTTCGGGACCGGCGCACAAGCACGTCATCACATACAAGCTATCAATGCCCTTTACCCACAGTGCAAGCTGTGGGTTCGAGGAATTGACGCGCAAGCGACGGCAGACTTCTGCAACAACAATCGAGACCTGCACGAGCATTTGCAACCGTGCGGCGACAGTATTCCCGACGTGGATGTGGTAATCACCGTAACCACCAGCACAGAGCCGGTCTATAACGAGCCAGCCAAACCTGGTCGATTGATTATTGGTGTAGGTGCTTTCAAGCCAGAGATGGCGGAGCTTGGCAAAGTCACTCTGGACGGTAGCGTTCTCTATGCTGACGATACTGCCGGTGCGCAGCACGAAGCAGGCGACCTGCTGCGGGCAGGTGTGGATTGGTCTCAAGTCAGATCGCTGGCCGCAGCCATTCGCGGCCCAATCGATTCGTCACGACCCGCTGTATTTAAAAGCGTCGGTACTGCGGCTTGGGACCTGGCCGCTTCGCGAGTCGCGCTCCACGCCCTAGCCAGCCAATAA
- a CDS encoding arsinothricin resistance N-acetyltransferase ArsN1 family A: MRVRLAEPKDTVSIAAIYNQRIEERSSTFETAPRSPADMLDRINAMERYPVLVMVDEADQVFGWAGLSSYRGRACYDGIADFSIYLDRSVRGQGLGKQLLQTLLTEAEARGFWKVLSRIFTFNHASLALCEACGFRQVGVYEKHACLEGRWLDCAIVERLFPVNQPV; encoded by the coding sequence ATGCGAGTTCGTTTAGCTGAACCCAAGGATACCGTTTCAATAGCAGCCATCTACAACCAGCGGATCGAGGAACGTAGCTCTACGTTTGAAACTGCCCCTCGAAGCCCGGCGGACATGCTGGATCGCATCAACGCAATGGAGCGTTATCCAGTGTTGGTCATGGTCGATGAGGCGGATCAGGTTTTTGGCTGGGCTGGACTCAGTAGTTATCGCGGCCGTGCCTGTTACGACGGTATTGCGGATTTTTCCATCTACCTGGATCGCAGTGTTCGCGGCCAGGGGCTTGGCAAGCAGTTGCTTCAGACACTGCTGACGGAAGCCGAAGCTCGCGGATTCTGGAAAGTCCTTTCACGCATTTTTACCTTCAATCACGCCAGTCTCGCCTTGTGCGAAGCCTGCGGTTTCCGCCAAGTGGGGGTATATGAAAAACACGCCTGCCTGGAAGGACGCTGGCTCGACTGCGCGATTGTCGAGCGCCTGTTTCCGGTCAATCAGCCAGTCTGA
- a CDS encoding ArsJ-associated glyceraldehyde-3-phosphate dehydrogenase — MTIKVGINGFGRIGRLALRAAWSWPEFEFVQINDPAGDAATHAHLLNFDSVHGRWHDQADSEGDNIVIDGKRIKVTAKKAIADTDWSGCDLVIEASGKMKTVAVLQAYLDQGVKRVVVSAPVKEKGALNVVMGVNHQLFKPAEHRIVTAASCTTNCLAPVVKVIHEKLGIRHGSITTIHDLTNTQSILDQPQKDLRRARASGMSLIPTSTGSATAIAEIFPELRGRLNGHAVRVPLANASLTDCVFEVERATTVEEVNRFLKEASENELKDILGFEERPLVSIDYRTDPRSSIIDALSTMVINGTQVKIYAWYDNEWGYANRTVELARMVGLAV; from the coding sequence ATGACTATCAAAGTTGGCATCAATGGTTTTGGTCGGATCGGTCGACTCGCTTTGCGAGCAGCCTGGAGTTGGCCAGAGTTTGAATTCGTGCAGATCAACGATCCGGCAGGCGATGCGGCGACCCATGCGCACCTGCTGAACTTCGACTCGGTGCATGGCCGCTGGCATGACCAGGCCGATTCCGAAGGCGACAACATTGTCATCGACGGCAAACGAATCAAGGTCACGGCCAAAAAGGCGATTGCCGACACCGATTGGTCGGGCTGCGACCTGGTGATTGAGGCCAGCGGCAAGATGAAGACCGTCGCCGTGCTTCAGGCTTATCTCGACCAAGGCGTGAAGCGCGTAGTGGTCAGCGCCCCCGTGAAGGAAAAAGGTGCGCTGAACGTCGTCATGGGCGTCAACCATCAGCTGTTCAAACCTGCTGAACATCGCATCGTCACGGCGGCGTCATGCACCACCAACTGTCTGGCGCCAGTGGTGAAAGTCATCCACGAGAAACTGGGCATTCGTCACGGCTCAATCACCACCATCCACGACCTGACCAACACCCAAAGCATTCTCGATCAGCCGCAAAAGGATCTGCGCCGGGCGCGTGCCTCGGGCATGAGCCTGATTCCCACCAGTACCGGCTCGGCCACCGCGATTGCGGAAATCTTCCCAGAGCTGCGCGGACGCCTGAATGGTCACGCCGTTCGCGTGCCGCTGGCCAACGCGTCGCTGACCGACTGTGTCTTCGAGGTCGAGCGGGCCACCACTGTCGAAGAGGTCAATCGGTTTCTCAAGGAGGCCTCCGAGAACGAGCTCAAAGACATCCTCGGTTTTGAAGAGCGTCCCCTGGTGTCCATCGACTACCGTACCGATCCGCGCTCATCGATCATCGATGCGCTGTCGACCATGGTCATCAACGGCACCCAGGTCAAAATCTATGCCTGGTACGACAACGAGTGGGGTTATGCCAACCGCACCGTCGAACTGGCCAGGATGGTCGGTCTGGCAGTCTGA
- the arsH gene encoding arsenical resistance protein ArsH has translation MFDDHIPQLDTELVDLPSADKLGIEKTSIHKPRILLLYGSTRERSFSRLMVEEAARLLEHFGAEARIFNPSGLPLPDDAPADHPRVKELRELMLWSEGQVWCSPERHGSMSAVFKAQIDWVPLAMGAVRPTQGKTLAVMQVCGGSQSFNVVNQLRVLGRWMRMFTIPNQSSVPKAYMEFDGNGRMKPSSFYDRVVDVMEELVKFTLLLRDRQDYLVDRYSERKESAEELMKRVNQRSI, from the coding sequence ATGTTTGATGACCATATCCCTCAACTCGATACCGAACTGGTTGATCTCCCATCGGCTGACAAGCTAGGCATTGAGAAGACCTCCATCCACAAGCCGCGCATTTTGCTGCTGTATGGATCGACCCGTGAGCGCTCCTTCAGTCGCCTGATGGTCGAGGAGGCCGCTCGGCTGCTGGAACACTTCGGCGCCGAAGCGCGGATTTTCAATCCGTCAGGCTTGCCGCTTCCAGATGACGCCCCCGCCGATCATCCACGTGTGAAGGAGCTGCGCGAGCTGATGCTGTGGTCCGAGGGGCAGGTCTGGTGCTCTCCAGAACGTCACGGTTCCATGAGCGCGGTCTTCAAAGCTCAGATCGACTGGGTGCCGCTGGCCATGGGCGCTGTACGCCCGACCCAGGGTAAAACCCTTGCAGTCATGCAGGTGTGCGGTGGCTCGCAGTCGTTCAACGTGGTCAATCAGCTGCGAGTGTTGGGACGTTGGATGCGCATGTTCACCATCCCCAACCAATCCTCTGTGCCGAAGGCCTATATGGAATTCGACGGTAACGGCCGGATGAAACCTTCTTCGTTCTACGACCGCGTCGTTGATGTGATGGAAGAGTTGGTGAAATTCACGCTGCTGCTTCGCGACCGCCAGGACTATCTGGTCGATCGTTATTCCGAGCGCAAAGAGTCAGCGGAAGAACTCATGAAACGTGTCAATCAGCGCTCCATCTGA
- a CDS encoding ArsO family NAD(P)H-dependent flavin-containing monooxygenase, with protein sequence MTDSLSAQLDVVIIGGGQSALAVAYFLRRTPLSFVILDAEEEPGGAWRHGWNSLRLFSPATWSSIPGWMMPPTQDGYPSRNHVIEYLNQYEQRYHFPVERPVRVTSVERTESGLRVRSEDKLWDAKVVVSATGTWSNPYVPHYPNAELFAGRQLHSANYVEAQAFAGKKVLVVGCGNSGAQILAEVSKVAETTWVTPVEPMFLPDDVDGRVLFERATERWKAQLEGRVIEQPVGGLGDIVMVPPVVEARERNVLKSVRPFESFTRNGVIWGDGSESAVDAVIWCTGFRSAVQHLESLGLVNAEGRVEVEGTHSTEEPRLWLVGYGEWTGSASATLIGVTRTARSTVNEIVAFLAGQSA encoded by the coding sequence ATGACTGATTCGCTCAGCGCTCAACTAGACGTAGTCATTATCGGCGGGGGCCAATCAGCCTTGGCTGTAGCGTATTTCCTGCGCCGCACACCTCTTTCGTTCGTCATCCTCGACGCAGAGGAAGAGCCCGGTGGTGCCTGGCGACATGGCTGGAACTCGCTGCGTCTATTCTCGCCCGCCACCTGGAGTTCGATACCTGGCTGGATGATGCCCCCCACGCAAGATGGCTATCCTTCACGAAATCATGTGATCGAATACCTCAACCAATACGAACAGCGCTACCATTTCCCGGTCGAGCGCCCGGTTCGGGTCACTTCTGTTGAGCGAACGGAATCTGGCCTGCGTGTACGTTCTGAAGACAAGCTTTGGGATGCCAAGGTTGTTGTCAGCGCTACAGGCACCTGGAGCAATCCCTACGTCCCTCACTACCCCAATGCCGAGCTATTCGCCGGTCGGCAATTGCATTCCGCTAACTATGTCGAAGCACAAGCATTCGCGGGCAAGAAGGTGTTGGTGGTAGGTTGCGGTAATTCAGGGGCACAGATTCTGGCCGAAGTATCAAAGGTGGCTGAGACCACGTGGGTAACCCCCGTTGAACCGATGTTCTTGCCTGACGATGTGGATGGGCGAGTACTGTTCGAGCGTGCAACTGAGCGCTGGAAAGCCCAACTGGAGGGGCGCGTCATCGAGCAGCCAGTGGGTGGGCTGGGCGATATCGTCATGGTGCCGCCAGTTGTCGAAGCCCGAGAGCGCAATGTTCTCAAGTCTGTACGACCTTTCGAAAGTTTCACTCGCAACGGGGTTATTTGGGGTGATGGTTCCGAATCGGCGGTGGACGCGGTGATTTGGTGCACCGGATTCAGGTCAGCCGTACAGCATCTTGAATCACTGGGGCTGGTCAACGCCGAGGGCCGCGTTGAGGTCGAAGGCACCCACTCGACCGAAGAGCCAAGGTTGTGGTTGGTTGGTTACGGTGAGTGGACAGGTTCGGCGTCCGCCACACTGATCGGTGTGACACGAACAGCACGAAGCACTGTCAATGAGATCGTGGCCTTTCTCGCCGGTCAGTCCGCCTGA
- the arsJ gene encoding organoarsenical effux MFS transporter ArsJ, which yields MKALSALAPEVRQYLLVTGNYWAFTLTDGALRMLVVLHFHALGYSPLQIAALFLFYELFGVITNLVGGYLGARLGLNRTMNIGLGIQVAALLMLTVPVAWLTIPWVMGAQALSGIAKDLNKMSAKSSIKLLVPDGQQGKLYQWVAILTGSKNALKGVGFFLGGALLALIGFKGALLAMAGVLALIWISSLILLKKDLGKAKAKPKFRDILSKSRAINILSAARMFLFGARDVWFVVALPVYLSSVFGWDFWKVGGFLAAWVIGYGIVQSFAPNITGKKRGHVPDGRAAFLWALALAGLPAAIALGLNTGLTQQTVLLGGLMVFGALFAVNSSLHSYLIVSYAKEDGVSLDVGFYYMSNAMGRLLGTVLSGWVYQVHGLGACLWISSAFVLLAALISIGLPRHAEAI from the coding sequence ATGAAAGCGTTGTCAGCCCTCGCTCCGGAAGTGCGGCAGTACTTGCTCGTCACGGGCAACTACTGGGCCTTCACCCTCACCGATGGCGCTTTGCGCATGTTGGTGGTGTTGCACTTTCACGCGTTGGGCTACAGCCCACTGCAAATCGCGGCGTTGTTTCTGTTCTATGAACTCTTTGGCGTGATCACCAATCTTGTGGGTGGCTACCTCGGCGCCCGGCTGGGTCTGAACCGCACCATGAACATCGGGCTGGGCATCCAGGTCGCGGCGCTGTTGATGCTGACCGTGCCGGTCGCCTGGTTGACCATCCCATGGGTGATGGGCGCTCAGGCGCTGTCGGGCATTGCCAAAGACCTGAACAAGATGAGTGCCAAAAGCTCCATCAAGCTTCTGGTCCCTGACGGGCAACAGGGCAAGCTCTACCAGTGGGTGGCGATCCTCACCGGCTCGAAGAACGCACTCAAGGGGGTCGGCTTCTTTCTTGGCGGAGCCTTGTTGGCCTTGATTGGTTTCAAAGGCGCGTTGCTGGCCATGGCGGGTGTCCTGGCGCTGATCTGGATCAGCAGCCTGATCCTGTTGAAGAAGGACCTGGGCAAAGCGAAAGCCAAGCCCAAATTTCGCGACATCCTATCCAAGAGCCGGGCGATCAATATCCTCTCGGCAGCGCGAATGTTCCTATTCGGTGCCCGCGACGTCTGGTTCGTGGTGGCCTTGCCGGTCTACCTTAGCAGCGTGTTCGGTTGGGACTTCTGGAAGGTTGGCGGTTTCCTGGCGGCCTGGGTGATTGGCTACGGCATCGTGCAGTCCTTCGCACCCAATATCACCGGAAAGAAACGAGGGCACGTACCGGATGGTCGAGCGGCGTTTCTGTGGGCACTTGCATTGGCGGGTCTGCCTGCGGCAATCGCTCTCGGGCTGAACACCGGGCTGACGCAACAGACGGTGCTGTTGGGTGGACTAATGGTCTTTGGCGCGTTGTTCGCGGTGAATTCGTCGCTGCACAGCTACCTGATCGTGTCCTACGCCAAGGAAGATGGCGTGTCGCTGGATGTGGGTTTTTATTACATGTCCAACGCCATGGGACGGCTGCTCGGCACGGTGCTCTCCGGCTGGGTTTATCAGGTGCATGGGCTGGGCGCGTGCTTGTGGATATCGAGCGCATTCGTTCTGCTCGCAGCACTGATTTCTATCGGGTTGCCGAGGCATGCCGAGGCGATATGA
- a CDS encoding amino acid ABC transporter ATP-binding protein, whose amino-acid sequence MHALSARVDTPLAASPDTRKVVVDIAGLNKFYGAFHVLHNIDLKVREGERIVLCGPSGSGKSTLIRCINRLEIAEKGRILVNDTDLAQTNREAAKVRSEIGMVFQHFNLFPHMSVLDNCTLAPISVRGLSRKKAEELAQHFLQKVGIASQASKYPSQLSGGQQQRVAIARALCMEPKIMLFDEPTSALDPEMVSEVLDVMVNLAGSGMTMLCVTHEMGFARQVAERVLFLDGGRIIEDAPPQDFFSAPNSERAKAFLAQILH is encoded by the coding sequence ATGCATGCCCTCTCTGCCCGTGTAGACACTCCGCTCGCCGCAAGCCCGGACACCCGTAAGGTGGTGGTTGATATCGCCGGCTTGAACAAGTTCTATGGCGCCTTCCATGTGCTGCACAACATCGATCTGAAAGTGCGCGAAGGCGAGCGCATCGTGCTCTGTGGGCCTTCCGGCTCCGGAAAATCGACGCTGATCCGCTGCATCAACCGCCTGGAAATCGCCGAAAAAGGCCGCATTCTGGTCAACGACACCGACTTGGCCCAGACCAACCGCGAGGCCGCCAAGGTCCGCAGTGAAATTGGCATGGTGTTCCAGCATTTCAATCTGTTCCCGCACATGAGCGTGCTCGATAACTGCACCCTTGCCCCGATTTCGGTGCGTGGCCTGAGCCGCAAGAAGGCCGAGGAACTGGCCCAGCACTTCCTGCAAAAAGTCGGTATCGCCAGCCAGGCCAGCAAGTACCCCAGCCAGCTCTCGGGGGGCCAGCAACAGCGCGTGGCCATCGCCCGGGCATTGTGCATGGAACCCAAAATCATGCTGTTCGACGAACCCACCTCGGCGCTCGACCCGGAGATGGTAAGCGAAGTGCTGGATGTGATGGTTAACCTGGCCGGCAGCGGTATGACCATGCTCTGCGTGACCCACGAAATGGGCTTTGCCCGGCAAGTGGCCGAGCGCGTGCTGTTTCTCGACGGCGGCCGGATCATTGAGGACGCACCGCCTCAGGACTTCTTCAGCGCCCCGAACAGCGAGCGGGCCAAGGCCTTTCTTGCGCAAATTTTACACTGA
- a CDS encoding tyrosine-protein phosphatase — MQQHPYSVLPLAQFNGQLIFTPCPGTKGTRPFEALQTLKDAGASALLTLMSTEELLQNEIDLLPEECQMLGIEWFHLPVEDDQAPGEAFKAAWEQHHPRLQQLLTEGKTIAIHCKGGSGRTGLVAAQLLIESGVPFSDAIRDVQSLRPRAIQHPAHIEYIGQFDTQSNAH; from the coding sequence GTGCAACAACACCCTTATTCCGTACTGCCTTTGGCACAGTTCAATGGCCAATTGATCTTCACCCCGTGCCCAGGCACGAAGGGCACCCGACCTTTCGAGGCGTTACAAACACTTAAGGATGCAGGTGCATCGGCGTTGCTGACGCTGATGTCGACAGAAGAGTTGCTTCAGAACGAGATCGACCTGCTGCCCGAAGAGTGCCAAATGCTCGGCATCGAGTGGTTTCACCTGCCAGTAGAGGATGATCAAGCTCCTGGCGAAGCATTTAAAGCCGCATGGGAGCAGCACCATCCGCGACTCCAGCAGCTGCTGACCGAAGGGAAAACCATCGCCATCCATTGCAAGGGCGGCTCGGGCCGTACCGGTTTGGTCGCCGCTCAACTGTTGATCGAGAGCGGTGTGCCATTCAGCGATGCCATTCGCGATGTTCAGTCGTTGCGTCCACGCGCCATTCAACATCCTGCCCATATCGAATACATCGGCCAGTTCGACACCCAGTCGAACGCCCACTGA
- a CDS encoding arsenate reductase ArsC gives MTSKARVLFVCTANAARSQLAQALLRHTDSEHFEAFSAGTTPTQVDPRTFEALSHIGVSTEGLRSKSIDEFRGERFDYVITLCDKAAAECLSLPGAGEALAWSFEDPVTSIKPDAFRHTLHEIHERIKMFVLVKNKH, from the coding sequence ATGACCAGCAAAGCCCGTGTCCTGTTCGTCTGTACTGCCAACGCTGCACGCTCCCAGTTGGCCCAAGCGTTGCTGAGGCATACCGATTCGGAGCATTTCGAGGCGTTCAGCGCCGGCACAACTCCAACTCAGGTAGATCCGCGTACCTTCGAGGCGCTTTCACACATCGGTGTGAGCACTGAAGGGTTACGTAGCAAGTCGATAGACGAGTTCCGTGGTGAGCGTTTCGATTACGTCATCACCTTGTGTGATAAAGCCGCAGCGGAATGCCTGTCTTTACCTGGAGCGGGTGAGGCATTGGCCTGGAGTTTTGAAGACCCGGTCACCAGCATCAAACCCGATGCCTTCCGTCACACCCTTCACGAAATTCATGAGCGCATCAAGATGTTCGTCTTGGTCAAAAACAAACACTGA
- a CDS encoding metalloregulator ArsR/SmtB family transcription factor, translating into MADHLTPTTVFKCLADDTRVRTMMLITREGELCVCELTCALNESQPKISRHLAQLRTCGLLSDRRQGQWVYYRLHPNLPDWVHQVLTTVLESNKHWLSPDAKRLDEMGDRPERAAVCCESKIA; encoded by the coding sequence ATGGCTGACCATCTGACACCGACCACAGTTTTCAAATGCCTTGCTGACGACACTCGGGTCCGCACGATGATGCTCATCACCCGTGAAGGAGAGCTTTGTGTTTGCGAGCTGACCTGCGCGTTGAACGAGAGTCAGCCAAAAATCTCCAGGCACCTAGCGCAACTGCGTACTTGCGGCCTGTTGTCGGACCGTCGGCAAGGCCAATGGGTGTATTACCGACTGCACCCGAATCTTCCTGATTGGGTTCATCAAGTGCTGACCACCGTGCTGGAAAGCAACAAGCACTGGTTGAGCCCTGATGCCAAACGCCTTGATGAAATGGGTGACCGTCCTGAACGGGCAGCGGTGTGCTGTGAAAGCAAAATCGCCTGA
- a CDS encoding NAD(P)/FAD-dependent oxidoreductase, with the protein MHCETIVLGAGIVGVSTALQLQARGRKVVLIDRQQPGNGTSHGNAGLIERASVIPYAFPRQLSSLLRYAGNQQSDVRYSLKYLPKASPWLLQYWRYSGTKGLAAATRAMLPLVEHCVSEHDLLSAPAGMDHLIQASGWVEAYNSPPAFAKAQRDAAALMDYGLNYEILDRDQMHARQPGLHSSVVGGIHWLDPKTVSDPGGLTRGYAELFIKRGGMFVLGDALSLRQRVGKWEVQSEQGLVIADEAVVALGPQARGIFEPLGYDIPLAIKRGYHMHYAALPGTRLQQPLLDPVGGYVLAPMVGGIRLTTGIEFADSQDPVNEIQLRRCEALARAFYPLGERLDAEPWLGRRPCLPDMCPVIGPAPRHKGLWFNFGHAHHGLTLGPVCGRLLAELMTGAAPFTNPAPYSAERFN; encoded by the coding sequence ATGCATTGCGAAACCATCGTTCTGGGCGCAGGGATTGTCGGCGTCAGTACCGCACTTCAGTTACAGGCCCGTGGCCGTAAGGTCGTGCTCATCGACCGCCAGCAGCCAGGTAACGGCACCAGCCACGGCAATGCCGGGCTGATCGAGCGCGCCAGCGTAATTCCCTACGCGTTCCCGCGCCAGCTGTCGAGCCTGTTGCGCTACGCGGGCAACCAGCAGTCGGACGTGCGCTACAGCCTGAAGTACCTGCCCAAGGCCAGTCCATGGCTGCTGCAGTACTGGCGATACTCCGGGACCAAGGGCTTGGCCGCCGCAACCCGGGCCATGCTGCCGTTGGTGGAGCACTGCGTCAGCGAACACGACCTGCTCTCTGCACCGGCTGGCATGGATCACCTGATCCAGGCCAGTGGCTGGGTCGAGGCCTACAACTCTCCACCGGCGTTTGCCAAGGCCCAACGCGACGCTGCTGCGCTCATGGACTATGGCCTGAATTATGAAATCCTCGACCGCGACCAGATGCATGCCCGTCAACCGGGCTTGCACAGCAGCGTGGTCGGCGGCATTCACTGGCTGGACCCCAAGACTGTCAGCGACCCCGGCGGCCTGACACGCGGCTATGCCGAACTGTTCATCAAACGCGGCGGCATGTTCGTCCTGGGTGACGCCCTGTCCTTGCGCCAGCGCGTGGGTAAATGGGAAGTGCAGAGCGAACAGGGCCTTGTGATTGCAGACGAAGCCGTGGTCGCCCTCGGCCCGCAAGCCCGGGGCATTTTCGAGCCACTAGGGTATGACATTCCACTGGCGATCAAGCGCGGTTATCACATGCACTATGCCGCCCTGCCTGGCACGCGCTTGCAACAACCGCTGCTTGACCCGGTGGGCGGTTATGTCCTGGCACCGATGGTTGGCGGCATTCGCCTGACCACCGGGATCGAGTTCGCCGACAGCCAGGACCCGGTCAACGAAATCCAGCTACGTCGCTGCGAAGCGCTGGCGCGCGCCTTCTACCCGCTGGGCGAACGCCTGGATGCCGAGCCTTGGCTGGGACGCCGTCCATGCTTGCCGGACATGTGCCCGGTGATCGGCCCGGCGCCACGACACAAAGGTTTGTGGTTCAACTTCGGGCATGCCCACCATGGCCTGACCCTCGGCCCGGTCTGCGGCCGTCTGCTGGCCGAGTTGATGACCGGTGCCGCCCCCTTTACCAACCCTGCCCCGTACAGCGCCGAGCGCTTTAACTAA
- a CDS encoding FAD-dependent oxidoreductase: protein MENNHLPIAIIGAGPVGLAAAAHLLARGLTPLILEAGPEAGSGIEEWAHVKMFSPWEFNVDKEAAKLLLADGWTPPPENEYPTGRELLDRFVRPLADLEQIKRRLQLNTRVLAVTRAGQDVMKTQGRSAAPFLLRVAGPTGKQDVLASAVIDASGTYLTPNWMGAHGIPALGEIEHAAHIAYGIPEVLGRARNRYANKRVLVVGGGHSAFNALQELVRLIQEAPQTKVLWAIRGNSLERILGGGANDQLEERGKLGLKIRQLLDDGVIELFKNVAIDQVAGNGQGLVVKAGEQILPPVDEIIVATGFRPDMSLLTELRVALDPATQSAVLLAPMIDPNEHSCGTVRPHGAVELAHPEEGLFIVGMKSYGRAPTFLLMTGYEQVRSVVAALAGDWDAAKRVELILPETGICNSDFDEVDDRLKASASQTSCCGTGEIILEAAPRTSPGCCKG from the coding sequence ATGGAAAACAATCACCTTCCGATCGCCATCATTGGAGCAGGTCCAGTGGGCCTCGCCGCAGCCGCTCACCTGCTGGCCCGAGGTCTCACGCCCCTGATTCTGGAAGCTGGTCCGGAAGCAGGGTCCGGCATTGAAGAATGGGCGCATGTGAAGATGTTCTCTCCATGGGAGTTCAATGTGGACAAGGAGGCGGCCAAACTTCTGCTGGCCGATGGTTGGACTCCACCACCGGAGAACGAGTATCCAACGGGTCGTGAACTGCTGGACCGGTTTGTTCGACCTCTCGCGGACCTCGAACAGATCAAGCGTCGTTTGCAGCTCAATACCCGTGTTCTAGCAGTCACTCGCGCCGGTCAGGATGTGATGAAGACCCAAGGCAGATCGGCAGCTCCTTTTTTACTGCGTGTCGCAGGGCCAACGGGTAAGCAGGACGTGCTGGCCAGCGCTGTCATTGATGCCTCGGGCACCTACCTGACACCAAACTGGATGGGCGCCCATGGCATACCTGCCTTGGGTGAGATCGAGCATGCAGCGCACATTGCGTACGGCATTCCGGAGGTGCTGGGTCGTGCGCGGAATCGCTATGCCAACAAAAGAGTGCTGGTAGTGGGCGGTGGTCACTCCGCGTTTAACGCCCTACAGGAGCTGGTGCGTCTGATTCAGGAGGCACCGCAAACCAAAGTGCTCTGGGCAATCCGGGGTAATTCTCTTGAGCGCATTCTGGGTGGTGGTGCGAATGATCAATTGGAAGAGCGCGGAAAGCTCGGCCTGAAGATTCGCCAGTTGCTGGATGACGGTGTTATCGAGCTGTTCAAAAACGTTGCTATCGATCAGGTTGCAGGCAATGGCCAAGGGCTGGTCGTGAAGGCGGGAGAGCAGATACTTCCACCTGTGGACGAAATTATTGTGGCGACAGGATTCCGACCTGACATGAGCCTGCTCACGGAGCTGCGTGTCGCACTCGATCCTGCTACCCAAAGCGCAGTGTTGCTTGCTCCAATGATTGATCCCAACGAGCACAGCTGCGGCACGGTTAGACCCCATGGCGCGGTAGAACTGGCCCATCCTGAGGAAGGTTTGTTCATTGTTGGGATGAAGAGCTATGGTCGGGCGCCTACGTTCTTGTTGATGACTGGGTATGAGCAAGTTCGCTCTGTCGTCGCGGCGCTGGCGGGTGATTGGGATGCGGCCAAAAGGGTTGAGCTGATCCTCCCGGAAACGGGCATTTGCAACTCGGATTTCGATGAAGTCGATGATCGCTTGAAGGCTTCGGCAAGTCAGACGTCTTGTTGTGGCACCGGAGAGATAATCCTTGAGGCCGCGCCTCGTACCTCGCCGGGTTGTTGCAAAGGGTAG